The DNA segment GGACTCAAACAGAGTCAAACCATTAATATTTTATCATGAACAAGGCAGAATTAATTGATCAAGTTGCCGCTGAAGCAGGTCTTTCTAAGGCAGACGCGAAAAGGGCTTTGGATGCATTTGTTAACGCTACTACAAAGGCGCTTAAAAATGGCGATCGTGTAGCATTGGTAGGATTCGGTTCGTTCTCGGTTTCTGACAGAGCTTCTAGAACAGGAAGAAACCCACAGACTGGAGCTGAAATCAAAATTGAAGCTAAAAAAGTAGTGCGCTTTAAAACCGGCAGCGAACTTGCTGACGCAGTGAAATAGTGAATGTGAATTAGTTGACAAGGAAAGGCTCCGAATACGGGGCCTTTCTTATTTTCGGGATATGATGAGCAAGCAGGAAAAGATTGACCGTTTTGACCCAAATGGTCCAGGATTGAAAGATTCTGGCCTGTTCGGTCTGCCTTTTAACGTTGATGAAGCTGAAGTGGTGATACTTCCCGTTCCGTGGGATGTGACCGTTTCTTTTGCCGATGGCACTTCAGAGGCGCCAGAAGCCATTCTGTGGGCATCCAAACAGATTGACCTCTATTATTCAGGTTACAAGGAAGCTTGGAAAATGGGAATCGCCATGGATGAAGTTCCAATGGATTGGTTGGACCTGAACAAGCATTATCGGAAAATGGCCCAAGAGGTTATCCGCAGGATTGAGAATGGCGCAGATGCTACAGGTCCGGAACTTGCTTCCTTACTAAAGGAGATAAACGAACAATGCAGCGAGTTGGTGGAATACGTGTATTCGTGCTCCTTGGCCCTACTGAAAGAAGGGAAACTGGTTGGAATTTTGGGTGGAGACCATAGCACACCGCTTGGGTTGATGAAAGCGCTTTCTGAAACCCACGATTCGTTTGGAATCTTACAGATAGATGCACATGCCGACCTCCGCAACGCCTACGAAGGCTTCAAGTATTCGCACGCAAGTATTATGACCAATGCGATGGAGCTTGAAAATGT comes from the Flavobacteriales bacterium genome and includes:
- a CDS encoding HU family DNA-binding protein, with the translated sequence MNKAELIDQVAAEAGLSKADAKRALDAFVNATTKALKNGDRVALVGFGSFSVSDRASRTGRNPQTGAEIKIEAKKVVRFKTGSELADAVK
- a CDS encoding agmatinase family protein; the encoded protein is MSKQEKIDRFDPNGPGLKDSGLFGLPFNVDEAEVVILPVPWDVTVSFADGTSEAPEAILWASKQIDLYYSGYKEAWKMGIAMDEVPMDWLDLNKHYRKMAQEVIRRIENGADATGPELASLLKEINEQCSELVEYVYSCSLALLKEGKLVGILGGDHSTPLGLMKALSETHDSFGILQIDAHADLRNAYEGFKYSHASIMTNAMELENVTKLVSVGVRDVCEEEMSTIFNSNERIVAFFDEQLKHKAFFGLTWDTVCNDIVNELPQNVYISFDIDGLDPSLCPATGTPVPGGLSFEEAVFLIKKVVSSGRTIIGFDLVEVGPSTKDWDLNVGARMLLHLCNLMGASNGRMPE